A genomic window from Oceanobacillus timonensis includes:
- a CDS encoding oligosaccharide MFS transporter: MDFLKNSKYWFSSGYLFFFFITWSIWWSFYAIWLNNSLGLTGAQVGTIYSFNSFFSLFFMILYGYLQDKLGTKKNLVWLQSVVLVFIAPFVIYVYEPLLLNHFYVGAVLGAIYLGAGFIAGAGFLESFTEKLSRKYDFEFGKSRMWGSLGYAVSAIGAGALMSINPHINFWIASGTGIIFLLINATFKVEVSKTEEKSVSNISMKDIRFLFANKVFWFLIIYLFGTVCIYTVYDQQLFPVYFVSLFSGAEADGNTVYGILNSIQVFVEAIFLFLAPFIVNKVGVKRSLILAGSIMAFRIIGSAVVTSGFGISFMKMLHAVELPILLIAVFKYIAANFDVRLSATVYLIGYKVSSEIGVIIFSSLVGWIYDQTTYETTFYILGAIVVLFVIFSIFALNNNNKEQKIDEHEFAMAKE; encoded by the coding sequence ATGGATTTTTTAAAGAATAGTAAATATTGGTTTTCATCGGGGTATCTATTTTTCTTCTTTATCACGTGGTCTATCTGGTGGTCTTTCTATGCGATCTGGTTGAATAATAGTCTTGGATTAACAGGAGCGCAGGTAGGAACGATTTATTCCTTTAATTCATTCTTTTCTCTATTTTTCATGATTCTTTATGGATATTTACAGGATAAATTAGGAACGAAGAAAAACCTGGTCTGGTTGCAAAGTGTTGTGCTTGTTTTCATTGCACCATTTGTTATTTATGTGTATGAACCATTACTTTTAAATCATTTTTATGTAGGAGCGGTCCTGGGCGCTATCTATTTAGGGGCAGGTTTTATAGCCGGAGCAGGATTTTTGGAATCCTTTACAGAAAAACTCAGCCGTAAATATGATTTTGAATTTGGGAAATCGCGTATGTGGGGTTCGTTAGGTTATGCTGTTTCTGCTATTGGTGCAGGTGCGTTAATGAGTATTAACCCGCATATTAACTTCTGGATTGCGTCCGGAACTGGAATTATCTTTCTTCTGATTAACGCAACTTTTAAAGTAGAAGTTTCGAAGACAGAAGAAAAAAGCGTTTCCAATATATCGATGAAAGATATCCGCTTTTTATTTGCAAATAAAGTATTCTGGTTTCTAATTATTTATTTATTCGGAACAGTATGCATTTACACCGTGTACGATCAGCAGTTATTCCCAGTTTACTTTGTGAGTTTATTTTCTGGAGCAGAAGCTGATGGGAATACAGTCTACGGTATCCTTAACTCTATTCAGGTATTTGTCGAAGCAATTTTCTTATTCCTGGCACCATTTATTGTCAACAAAGTCGGTGTTAAGCGTTCATTGATATTAGCAGGAAGTATCATGGCATTTCGTATCATTGGTTCAGCAGTGGTAACAAGCGGATTCGGCATTTCCTTTATGAAAATGCTGCACGCTGTCGAATTGCCGATTTTATTAATTGCTGTGTTTAAATATATTGCTGCGAACTTTGATGTCAGGCTTTCAGCGACGGTTTATTTAATAGGTTATAAAGTATCCAGTGAAATTGGTGTTATTATTTTCTCTTCGCTAGTCGGCTGGATTTATGATCAGACGACTTATGAAACGACCTTCTACATTTTAGGTGCCATTGTTGTATTATTTGTTATCTTCTCTATTTTTGCATTGAATAACAATAATAAAGAACAAAAAATAGATGAGCATGAATTTGCGATGGCGAAAGAGTAA
- a CDS encoding glycoside hydrolase family 32 protein codes for MLYQEKHRPQLHFTPKENWMNDPNGLVYYEGEYHLFYQYNPLASEHANMNWGHATSTDLYHWEEHEVAIAPDELGTIFSGSAVVDKNNTSGLFESDSGGLVAIFTQDGASQQQSIAYSKDKGRTWMKYEGNPVIPNTKIKDFRDPKVSWHEDSQQWIMVLACGDHMQFYGSPNLIDWTYLSSFGKEYPSYDGVWECPDLLYLPVENRSKKEWVLIVSINPGGPNGGSAVYYFTGSFDGKAFQPNEKPEDTLKWADAGKDFYAAVTWDNTEDTYWIGWMNNWQYAGVSPVSPWLSAMSLARKLSLYEKDDDLLLKQEVITADSDAEVISYPGATIESGETESYEIGDTAQIDVQLAKTTGNSEWGVTFTTDQDEAFRLVIDKQSNSYTFHRDQGITDFSEDFPTEVKGSLNKEAVKTLKAIVDKASIELFLNDGLSAATNTIYPEGTITQLEVFAVNEAVQVENITWTKLHSIWK; via the coding sequence ATGTTATATCAGGAAAAACACCGTCCGCAGTTGCATTTCACACCAAAAGAGAATTGGATGAATGATCCGAACGGTCTTGTTTATTACGAAGGAGAATATCATTTATTTTATCAGTACAATCCACTTGCTAGTGAACATGCAAATATGAACTGGGGTCATGCAACAAGCACAGATTTGTATCACTGGGAAGAACATGAAGTTGCGATAGCTCCAGATGAATTGGGAACCATTTTCTCTGGATCCGCAGTAGTTGATAAAAATAATACCAGCGGCTTGTTTGAAAGCGATTCCGGCGGGTTGGTTGCCATTTTCACACAAGATGGTGCGAGCCAGCAGCAAAGTATTGCTTACAGCAAGGACAAGGGAAGAACATGGATGAAGTATGAAGGGAATCCAGTGATTCCGAATACAAAAATAAAAGATTTTCGTGACCCGAAAGTTTCCTGGCATGAGGACAGTCAGCAATGGATAATGGTATTAGCTTGTGGCGATCATATGCAATTTTACGGCTCCCCAAATTTGATTGATTGGACTTATCTATCTTCATTTGGGAAAGAATATCCTTCCTATGATGGGGTTTGGGAATGCCCGGATCTGCTTTATTTACCAGTGGAGAATCGTTCCAAAAAAGAGTGGGTCCTTATTGTAAGCATCAATCCAGGTGGGCCTAACGGAGGATCTGCTGTTTATTACTTTACAGGTAGCTTCGACGGCAAAGCATTTCAACCCAATGAAAAACCGGAAGATACGCTGAAATGGGCGGATGCCGGAAAAGACTTTTACGCCGCTGTTACTTGGGATAATACAGAAGATACGTACTGGATTGGCTGGATGAATAACTGGCAGTATGCAGGCGTTTCACCGGTATCGCCTTGGCTCAGTGCAATGAGCTTGGCCCGGAAACTGTCATTATATGAAAAAGATGACGATCTGCTATTAAAACAAGAAGTCATTACGGCAGACAGCGACGCAGAGGTAATTTCCTATCCTGGCGCGACTATTGAATCTGGTGAGACAGAAAGCTATGAGATTGGTGATACGGCCCAGATAGATGTGCAGCTTGCAAAAACGACAGGCAACAGTGAATGGGGCGTGACATTTACGACGGATCAGGATGAAGCTTTTCGATTGGTGATAGACAAGCAGTCCAACTCGTATACGTTTCATCGGGATCAAGGCATCACGGACTTCTCGGAAGATTTCCCGACAGAAGTGAAGGGAAGCCTGAATAAAGAAGCAGTGAAAACGCTGAAAGCAATCGTTGACAAAGCTTCTATCGAACTCTTCTTAAATGATGGCTTATCCGCGGCGACGAATACGATTTATCCAGAAGGTACGATAACACAACTGGAAGTATTCGCAGTAAATGAAGCAGTACAGGTAGAAAATATCACATGGACAAAATTGCATTCTATTTGGAAATAA
- a CDS encoding ABC transporter permease, with translation MNMAWKEMKKNKLRYTILGSIIFLISLLTFIISGLANGLSQDNASLIKNLPNGTFYMEEDADETYNFSSLSEEQQQEITEEQPEAAFFSIQMGNFIDTSDKQRSVAYIASTDNADFPEVDAGEVLLDASLEEEGVAVGDEITNEQWEQPLTVAGFVSQEKFSHSAAAFINPNDFSTFFHTDAMQMAFIADADLQGTNEAPAFEELQAFSNSDFLNTIPSYSAEQMSLNMIVIFLLVISGMLFAIFFYMINVQKLGIYGILKAIGVKTGKLFQMMWAQMLIISVISLLLSVIISQAFQLLAPSGMPFHLTWQTSGLLSLVFIIIGFIGATLSGMQIKRVEPMQAIQQGEM, from the coding sequence ATGAATATGGCATGGAAAGAAATGAAGAAAAATAAATTACGTTACACCATTCTCGGCTCAATTATTTTTCTGATCAGTTTACTAACCTTTATTATATCTGGCCTGGCAAATGGGCTTTCACAAGATAATGCCTCTCTGATTAAAAATTTGCCGAATGGCACGTTTTATATGGAGGAAGACGCAGATGAAACATATAACTTCTCCAGTCTGTCAGAAGAACAGCAGCAAGAAATAACAGAAGAACAGCCTGAAGCAGCTTTCTTCTCGATTCAAATGGGGAATTTTATCGACACATCTGATAAACAGCGCAGTGTTGCTTATATAGCGTCAACAGACAATGCGGACTTCCCAGAAGTCGACGCTGGTGAAGTGCTGTTAGATGCTTCGCTTGAAGAAGAAGGAGTAGCAGTTGGCGATGAAATAACCAATGAACAATGGGAGCAGCCATTAACTGTAGCAGGATTTGTCAGTCAAGAGAAATTCAGCCACTCAGCTGCAGCTTTTATCAATCCGAATGATTTCAGTACCTTTTTCCATACAGATGCGATGCAAATGGCCTTTATCGCGGATGCCGATTTACAAGGTACCAATGAAGCGCCAGCCTTTGAAGAGCTGCAAGCTTTTTCAAATAGTGATTTCTTAAATACCATTCCAAGTTATAGTGCAGAACAGATGTCACTCAATATGATTGTCATCTTTCTACTCGTTATCAGCGGGATGTTATTTGCCATCTTTTTCTATATGATTAATGTTCAAAAACTTGGCATTTACGGGATTTTAAAAGCAATTGGTGTGAAAACAGGAAAACTGTTTCAAATGATGTGGGCACAGATGCTGATTATCTCTGTGATCTCCCTGCTATTGTCTGTTATCATCAGCCAAGCTTTTCAATTACTGGCGCCAAGCGGGATGCCTTTTCACCTGACCTGGCAAACAAGCGGACTGCTCTCACTCGTTTTTATCATCATCGGCTTTATCGGCGCGACATTATCCGGTATGCAAATTAAACGTGTCGAACCAATGCAGGCTATACAGCAAGGAGAGATGTAA
- a CDS encoding oxalate decarboxylase family bicupin has product MENRNGNQWNEHVPQPIRNDGAGAMDVGPRNIMRDVQNPDMLVPPATDTGLLPNLKFSFSDTSMKLKMGGWSREVTARELPVATTLAGVNMSLTAGGVRELHWHQEAEWSYMLLGRARITAVDQDGRNFIADIGPGDLWYFPPGIPHSIQGLEHCEFLLVFDDGNFSDQNTLSISSWFAHTPKDVLSANFGVPENTFHSIPSDELYIYQGEVPGSLESQEVPSPNGEVPLTFKHELLKQTPIKTPGGSVRIVDTSNFPISKNIAAALVEVEPGGMREMHWHPNQDEWQYYLAGQGRMTVFNGEGAARTFDYRAGDVGYVPFANGHYIQNTGDDTLWFLEIFKSSRFEDVSLNQWMALTPKELIQSNLNVGSELIDSLRKEKWPVVKYPGFSYYPKNS; this is encoded by the coding sequence ATGGAAAACCGAAATGGTAATCAATGGAATGAACATGTACCGCAGCCTATTCGAAATGATGGAGCGGGCGCGATGGATGTGGGACCGCGTAATATTATGCGGGATGTGCAAAATCCGGATATGCTTGTTCCGCCAGCTACGGATACGGGATTGCTTCCGAACTTGAAATTCTCGTTCTCAGATACTTCCATGAAATTAAAAATGGGAGGATGGTCTCGAGAGGTTACTGCGAGAGAGCTCCCGGTCGCTACGACACTTGCTGGGGTGAATATGAGTTTAACAGCTGGTGGTGTGCGAGAGCTTCACTGGCATCAAGAAGCGGAATGGTCTTACATGCTTTTAGGAAGGGCGCGAATAACGGCGGTTGACCAAGATGGACGGAATTTTATTGCAGATATTGGTCCCGGCGATCTTTGGTACTTTCCACCGGGAATCCCGCATTCCATTCAAGGATTGGAGCATTGTGAATTCCTCCTGGTCTTTGATGATGGAAATTTTTCTGACCAAAATACTTTATCCATCTCTAGTTGGTTTGCACATACGCCCAAAGATGTCCTATCAGCTAATTTCGGTGTGCCAGAGAATACTTTCCACTCCATTCCTTCAGATGAGCTTTATATCTACCAAGGAGAAGTACCCGGTTCCTTGGAAAGTCAGGAAGTCCCGTCTCCCAACGGTGAAGTTCCATTGACCTTCAAGCACGAGCTTTTGAAGCAAACACCCATTAAAACGCCAGGTGGAAGCGTGCGAATTGTTGACACTTCTAATTTTCCGATTTCGAAAAACATTGCCGCTGCACTTGTTGAGGTTGAGCCGGGTGGCATGAGGGAAATGCATTGGCATCCCAATCAGGATGAATGGCAATATTACCTTGCCGGGCAGGGACGTATGACGGTATTTAACGGAGAGGGCGCTGCACGTACATTTGACTATCGTGCTGGTGATGTCGGTTATGTTCCCTTTGCTAATGGACATTATATTCAGAATACGGGTGACGATACATTATGGTTTTTAGAAATATTCAAAAGCAGCCGCTTTGAAGACGTGTCATTGAATCAATGGATGGCGTTGACGCCTAAGGAATTGATCCAAAGTAATTTGAATGTGGGCTCTGAATTGATTGATTCACTGCGCAAAGAAAAATGGCCCGTTGTGAAATATCCCGGATTTTCCTATTATCCTAAAAATAGTTAG
- a CDS encoding DUF488 domain-containing protein yields the protein MAITLQRIYEKSDEPGYRVLVDLVWPRGISKKDAHLDEWAKEITPTPSLRKWFNHDPEKFPDFKAAYKKELLHDDEKLKKLAELQALQKDQQLILLYAAKDKEHNHALVLKEVLESKLPE from the coding sequence ATGGCTATTACACTACAACGTATTTATGAAAAATCAGACGAGCCAGGATACCGTGTGTTAGTTGATCTGGTCTGGCCTCGCGGAATTTCCAAAAAAGATGCACACTTAGATGAATGGGCAAAAGAAATAACACCTACACCATCATTGCGAAAATGGTTTAACCATGATCCTGAAAAATTTCCGGATTTTAAAGCGGCTTATAAAAAGGAATTACTGCATGATGACGAAAAATTAAAGAAGCTAGCTGAACTACAAGCGTTGCAAAAGGATCAGCAGCTTATCTTACTGTACGCCGCTAAGGATAAAGAGCATAATCATGCGCTTGTTTTAAAAGAAGTGCTTGAAAGCAAGCTTCCTGAATAA
- a CDS encoding GntR family transcriptional regulator, whose protein sequence is MKTFYPNKQLSKESKGEQVLAELRMRIISREVKAGTVLSENQLGALFDVSRSPVREALRVLASENLVRPERMGAVVVGISEKNIEEIYDVRLMVESFTFERLLKMQTDTLVQELKKTLEMMEIAIKYQDVDQFSFLDLEFHETIIQSIGHHHIMMLWNNLKPVLGCLIILSMRYRMMTDEKDFERILANHELIVEAIDKKEKRLVDLAFERNFHDVQNQVEPIWTDEEMMKVVREYSMKE, encoded by the coding sequence ATGAAAACATTTTATCCAAATAAGCAGCTGAGCAAGGAATCAAAAGGTGAGCAAGTTCTGGCAGAGCTTAGAATGAGAATTATTTCACGCGAAGTAAAAGCAGGGACGGTTCTTTCCGAAAATCAATTGGGAGCTTTATTTGATGTCAGCCGTTCTCCGGTCCGTGAAGCGCTGCGTGTTTTGGCCAGTGAAAATCTTGTCCGGCCAGAAAGGATGGGTGCCGTTGTTGTCGGTATCTCTGAGAAAAATATTGAAGAAATTTATGATGTCCGTTTAATGGTAGAATCCTTTACGTTTGAACGTCTTTTGAAAATGCAGACGGATACGTTGGTACAAGAGCTGAAAAAGACGCTTGAAATGATGGAAATTGCGATTAAATATCAGGATGTCGATCAATTTTCCTTTTTAGACCTTGAATTTCACGAAACGATTATTCAATCCATTGGTCATCATCATATTATGATGCTTTGGAATAATTTAAAACCTGTATTAGGATGTCTGATTATTTTATCGATGCGTTATCGGATGATGACAGATGAAAAAGATTTTGAACGAATTCTTGCTAATCATGAACTGATTGTGGAAGCAATTGATAAAAAAGAAAAGAGATTGGTCGATTTAGCTTTTGAGCGAAACTTTCATGATGTGCAAAACCAAGTAGAACCAATCTGGACAGATGAAGAAATGATGAAGGTAGTAAGAGAATATAGTATGAAGGAATAA
- a CDS encoding response regulator transcription factor, protein MQHILIVDDDTHILRFVRIELEKEGFLVSEAKDGTEALAILKKTACDLAVVDVMMPFMDGFQLTKEIRKQYDIPIILLTAKGQIEDKEAGFLAGTDDYLVKPFEPRELSFRIHALLRRYQQENDTNIIRLGETVINLSSYEVKLGDKTLLLPLKEFELLALLATYPQHVFTRAQLIEKIWGMDYEGEERTVDVHVKRLRQRFSSENAAFSIKTVRGVGYCLEMAE, encoded by the coding sequence GTGCAACATATATTAATCGTTGATGATGATACGCATATTCTGCGTTTTGTCCGTATTGAACTGGAAAAGGAAGGCTTCCTCGTTTCCGAAGCGAAGGATGGTACAGAGGCCTTAGCAATATTAAAAAAGACAGCTTGTGATTTAGCTGTTGTGGACGTGATGATGCCATTTATGGATGGCTTTCAGCTGACAAAAGAAATTCGTAAACAATATGATATCCCGATTATTTTACTCACAGCTAAAGGACAAATTGAGGATAAGGAAGCAGGTTTTCTGGCAGGAACAGATGATTATTTAGTGAAACCTTTTGAACCCCGGGAACTTAGCTTCCGTATTCATGCATTGCTGCGGCGCTATCAGCAAGAAAACGATACGAACATCATTCGATTGGGAGAAACAGTAATTAACCTCAGCAGTTATGAAGTAAAGCTTGGGGATAAAACCCTTTTACTCCCCCTAAAGGAGTTTGAATTATTAGCACTATTAGCAACTTATCCACAACATGTATTCACACGTGCGCAGTTGATTGAGAAAATCTGGGGAATGGATTATGAAGGCGAAGAACGGACCGTTGATGTGCATGTTAAACGGCTGCGCCAGCGTTTTTCGTCCGAAAACGCTGCTTTTTCGATTAAAACCGTCCGCGGCGTCGGCTATTGCTTGGAGATGGCGGAATGA
- a CDS encoding HAMP domain-containing sensor histidine kinase yields the protein MMRSLYVKFAAVTIGIMLLSGVIAFLVSNMYYQYSLKPQNDEKNTEIALEMAAFIENNPEVNMNDYLSNMADVGYQLYLVDNNGQGQFFGSDFRENNLTDSDIQEVLDGEVFHGMADFPKQTFVTGFFANELKNAIGVPVTYQDTSYALFIRPDIKLLFNEIHLLLGVLFVLTIVLSILFVLFSTNYLVKPISRLSRATKQLATGDFQANTLNTKRKDELGELSTSFTQMAQQIVENDQMRKEFISNISHDIQSPLSNIKGYTNLLGDKETSEEDKQQYKTIINEEISRLSTMTDQLLLLTSLDQNQHIVKRKHFSISKQLQSLLKSYQWLIQEKEIMLSYTLPDLEIYADPSLLNTVWDNLLSNALKYNQQGGSIDIQLSYTEEDCSITFTDTGIGISDEEAERIFDRFYRADASRTRSVKGTGLGLSIVATIVELHGGSVIVRSNEESAGTIFTVTLPFS from the coding sequence ATGATGCGATCCCTTTATGTGAAATTTGCTGCTGTTACGATTGGTATTATGCTTCTTAGCGGTGTGATTGCCTTTCTCGTATCAAACATGTACTATCAATATTCCCTGAAGCCTCAAAATGATGAAAAGAATACGGAAATTGCTTTAGAAATGGCTGCTTTTATTGAAAATAATCCCGAAGTCAACATGAATGACTACCTATCGAATATGGCCGATGTCGGTTATCAACTGTACCTTGTGGATAACAATGGGCAAGGTCAATTTTTCGGATCTGATTTTCGGGAAAATAATCTAACCGATAGCGATATACAGGAAGTACTGGACGGAGAAGTCTTTCATGGAATGGCTGACTTTCCGAAGCAGACTTTTGTAACAGGATTTTTTGCAAATGAGTTAAAAAATGCGATTGGCGTACCGGTAACCTATCAGGATACTTCTTATGCGTTATTCATCCGTCCGGATATCAAACTGTTGTTTAATGAAATCCATTTATTACTTGGCGTCCTATTTGTCCTGACCATTGTCTTAAGTATTTTATTTGTGCTCTTCAGCACCAATTATTTGGTCAAACCAATTTCCCGACTTAGCCGTGCTACCAAACAGCTGGCTACAGGCGATTTTCAGGCGAATACGTTAAATACGAAGCGGAAAGATGAATTGGGAGAGTTATCCACAAGTTTTACACAGATGGCACAACAAATTGTGGAAAATGATCAGATGCGCAAGGAATTTATCTCGAATATTTCCCATGATATCCAATCTCCTTTGTCCAATATTAAAGGATACACGAATTTACTCGGTGATAAGGAAACATCTGAAGAAGATAAACAGCAATATAAAACCATTATTAACGAAGAAATCAGCAGGCTGTCCACGATGACAGACCAGCTTCTGCTTCTCACTTCGCTTGATCAGAATCAGCATATTGTAAAAAGGAAACATTTTTCTATCAGCAAGCAGCTTCAAAGTCTGTTAAAAAGCTATCAATGGCTGATTCAGGAGAAAGAAATCATGTTGAGCTATACACTTCCTGACTTAGAAATCTACGCTGATCCTTCTTTATTAAATACGGTGTGGGATAATCTGTTGTCCAATGCATTAAAATATAACCAGCAGGGCGGCAGTATTGATATCCAGCTTTCCTACACGGAGGAGGACTGTTCCATCACGTTTACAGATACCGGAATCGGCATATCGGACGAAGAAGCAGAACGTATTTTTGACCGTTTTTACCGGGCCGATGCCTCACGGACCCGTAGTGTCAAAGGAACGGGGTTAGGCTTATCGATTGTGGCTACGATTGTTGAATTGCATGGAGGTTCGGTTATTGTCCGGTCGAATGAAGAGAGTGCCGGGACGATTTTTACCGTGACATTACCTTTCAGTTAA
- a CDS encoding ABC transporter ATP-binding protein: MDLFTMKNVQKTFAHGDVEEKILKGIDITLPEGKITALTGASGSGKSTLLTIAAGLQTASGGQISFEQQELTSMRNEELRQIRAKAFGFIFQFAHLVPFLTVREQLDLMLETAESPLSKQVRKKEIKQVLELVGMWKRKDAYPASLSGGEKQRVAVARAIIHSPQVLFADEPTASLDSKRSEEVMQLIQKLSKERNITVLMVTHDTDILDFVDHVVEMRDGKMVSNQTI, encoded by the coding sequence ATGGATTTATTTACAATGAAGAACGTACAAAAAACATTTGCTCATGGAGACGTGGAAGAAAAGATATTAAAAGGCATTGATATCACACTGCCAGAGGGAAAAATTACTGCTTTGACCGGCGCTTCCGGCTCTGGTAAAAGTACACTGCTGACCATTGCTGCTGGGCTGCAAACAGCTTCCGGTGGACAGATTTCCTTCGAACAGCAGGAGCTGACCTCCATGCGTAATGAAGAACTCCGTCAAATTCGGGCAAAAGCGTTTGGTTTTATTTTTCAATTTGCGCATCTGGTTCCGTTTTTAACTGTGCGGGAACAGTTAGACTTGATGTTGGAAACGGCAGAATCTCCACTTTCCAAGCAAGTACGGAAAAAGGAAATCAAACAGGTGTTAGAGCTTGTCGGTATGTGGAAACGAAAAGACGCCTACCCGGCTTCCTTATCTGGAGGAGAAAAGCAGCGTGTCGCTGTAGCAAGAGCGATTATCCATAGTCCTCAGGTACTTTTCGCTGATGAACCAACTGCCAGTCTGGATTCGAAGCGTTCCGAGGAAGTGATGCAACTGATTCAGAAGCTCTCCAAAGAACGCAATATTACTGTTTTAATGGTCACTCATGATACGGATATACTAGACTTTGTAGACCATGTTGTTGAAATGCGGGATGGAAAAATGGTTTCGAATCAAACCATCTAA
- a CDS encoding ROK family protein, with amino-acid sequence MIGAIEAGGTKFVCAVGNPDGTIIDRTAFPTTTPDETLEKVEAFFAKHSIEKLGVGAFGPINLRAGSENYGTIEKTPKIPWRYYPLMEELEKRLGVPVAIQTDVVVASMGEYEYGIGKNAASCLYITVGTGIGAGLVQNGKPFQGRNHSEMGHVLLQKHPEDTFEGACPSHGSCLEGLAAGPAIEARYGKKGADLADEDHVWELEAYYLAQAIMDYFVILSPEKIILGGGVMKQEKLYPMIREKFMELLNDYIEVENVEELIVAPALNDEQGVKGCIALAAKE; translated from the coding sequence ATGATAGGAGCAATTGAAGCGGGCGGGACAAAATTTGTATGCGCAGTGGGGAACCCGGATGGTACGATTATAGATCGCACAGCATTTCCAACAACAACACCGGATGAAACATTAGAAAAAGTGGAAGCATTTTTTGCGAAACATTCGATTGAGAAATTAGGAGTTGGCGCATTTGGACCCATTAATTTACGAGCCGGCAGTGAAAACTACGGCACGATTGAAAAGACTCCTAAAATTCCGTGGCGTTATTATCCGCTTATGGAAGAGCTTGAAAAACGTTTAGGCGTTCCTGTGGCCATTCAGACGGACGTTGTTGTTGCGAGCATGGGTGAATATGAATATGGAATCGGTAAGAATGCTGCGAGTTGTCTTTACATAACTGTAGGTACGGGAATCGGGGCAGGACTTGTTCAAAATGGAAAGCCATTTCAGGGAAGAAATCATTCGGAGATGGGACATGTTTTATTACAAAAACATCCGGAAGATACATTTGAAGGGGCATGCCCAAGCCACGGCTCCTGCTTGGAAGGATTGGCTGCCGGCCCGGCCATTGAAGCACGTTATGGTAAAAAAGGCGCGGATTTAGCTGATGAGGATCATGTTTGGGAATTAGAGGCATATTATTTGGCTCAGGCAATCATGGATTATTTTGTGATTCTTTCTCCAGAAAAAATCATTCTCGGCGGCGGTGTCATGAAACAGGAAAAATTGTATCCGATGATTCGTGAAAAATTCATGGAGCTGTTAAATGATTACATCGAAGTGGAGAATGTAGAGGAATTGATTGTTGCTCCAGCATTAAACGATGAGCAGGGTGTAAAAGGCTGTATCGCTTTGGCAGCAAAAGAGTAA
- a CDS encoding LacI family DNA-binding transcriptional regulator, which yields MKPKIQDVAKVAGVSPTTVSRVLNDRGYISNKTKEKVYAAMEEINYVPNDLARSLYNKRSYLIGVIVPSTSNPFFGELVAHIESICDEKGYKVLLCNSLHEADKEKKYWEMLRRHQVDGVIVVTYNRGLIDKEQQFPAVAIDHYLSEHIHVVSSDNFQGGEMASRELIETGCKKIIHINGDAKLETPANNRQYAYEKVMKEAGRTPETYHVVSDAAFLESNIVTIQQLFEEHPDVDGIFASDDLLAIRILQYAESLGYKVPEDLKIIGYDGTSLIRSLYPNLTTIIQPIYQIAENAVETLVWEIDDKPHYRKEKTFPVSLWKGETTRDST from the coding sequence ATGAAACCCAAAATCCAGGATGTCGCGAAAGTAGCCGGTGTATCCCCGACGACGGTTTCCCGGGTTCTAAATGACAGGGGATATATCAGCAACAAAACGAAAGAAAAAGTATATGCAGCAATGGAAGAAATTAACTATGTACCCAATGACCTTGCGCGTTCATTGTATAACAAGCGCAGTTACTTGATTGGTGTGATTGTTCCTTCAACCAGTAATCCTTTTTTTGGAGAATTGGTGGCGCATATAGAGAGTATTTGTGATGAAAAAGGCTATAAGGTGCTCCTTTGTAATAGCCTTCATGAAGCGGACAAAGAGAAAAAATATTGGGAAATGCTGCGCCGGCATCAGGTTGATGGGGTCATTGTCGTTACCTACAATCGCGGTTTAATAGATAAGGAACAACAATTTCCGGCAGTGGCCATTGACCATTACTTATCTGAACATATTCATGTTGTCAGCTCGGATAATTTCCAAGGCGGGGAAATGGCGAGCAGGGAGCTGATAGAAACAGGTTGCAAAAAGATCATTCATATTAATGGAGATGCCAAGTTGGAAACACCGGCCAATAACAGGCAATATGCCTATGAAAAAGTAATGAAAGAAGCTGGCAGGACTCCAGAAACGTATCATGTTGTTTCTGATGCTGCATTCTTAGAAAGTAATATTGTTACCATACAGCAGCTTTTCGAGGAGCATCCGGATGTAGACGGAATCTTTGCAAGTGACGATTTACTCGCTATACGTATATTACAATATGCGGAGAGTCTAGGCTACAAGGTGCCGGAAGATTTGAAAATTATCGGCTATGATGGGACAAGCCTCATACGGTCGCTTTATCCGAATCTCACAACAATTATTCAGCCAATCTATCAAATTGCAGAAAACGCTGTCGAGACATTAGTTTGGGAGATTGATGATAAACCGCATTATAGAAAAGAAAAAACATTTCCGGTTTCACTTTGGAAAGGGGAAACAACAAGGGATTCCACGTGA